The Erythrobacter sp. SDW2 region GGCGACAAAGACCTGTGTCTTGGACTTGAGGCGGCGGAAGGCGATCGAGTGGATGATCCGGTCGCGGTCACGCTGGAATGCGCTGCGCGGTCCGCGCGTCTCGCTGGCATTGTGGGCAAATTCGCGCCCACGGCTGAGGGCTGGATCGGAAGCGAGCAGCGAGCGGACCATCTCGCTGCCTTATTGGGAGCCTTGCGGGCCGACAACGGGAACAATCGGGCAACACGGACTGCCGAAAGCGAAAGGCCGCGCTTCCCGAAGGAAACGCGGCCTTGCCTAGCGGCTCTAGCCGCTCAGGCGATCAACGAATGCCGATGGTATCCGCATTGCCGTCGGGATCGCCCGATACGGTCCCGCCGCTGCGGATCGAGCCGAGCAGCAGCAAGCCGGCTGCATGCGGCGCGGCCATCGAAGTGCCTGAAAGCGTGGCATAGCCGCCGCCCTTGTAGGTCGAGTAGATCGAGGACCCGGGCTCCGCGAAGTCGACCGGCGGATTACCGAAGTTCGAGAAGCTCGACCAGACGTCGCCATTGGCGAAGGACGAGATGGTGTAGATGTTCGGACCATTGGCCGAGGCCGGCGACTTGGTCGTGGCGCTGGTGCTTTCGTTACCGGCGGCCAGGGTGAACTTGAGCCCGGTCGAGGCCGCTGCAACCACCGCATCGTTGAGCGCCTGGCTGAATCCGCCACCGAGCGACATGTTGGCGACGTCGCCGTTCTGAGCGATCGAAGCAGCATAGTCGACCCCGGCGATCACGCCCGAAATCGTGCCCGAGCCGCGGCGGTTGAGCACCTTCACCGCAACGATTTCCGTCCCCGGAGCGACACCGACGACACCGATGGAGTTGTTTATCGCAGCGATCGTCCCGGCGACATGCGTGCCGTGGCCACTGAAATCGTCGCTGCTGGAATCGCTGCTGAAATTCGCCCCGAGGGCCGCGTTGACATTGAGATCGGGATGATCGGCCTGGACACCCGAGTCGATCACGATGGCCCGGCCCGCAGCCGTGGTGGTGCCACCGCCAACACGGGTAATGCCCCATGGGGTCACTTGCGCCGGAGCCGTTCCGCCGCCACCGCCGGGTTTGCCCTTCTGGACCGTGGTCACCACCTGGTCTTGCTCGCAGAATGCGATGTTGGGATTGTTGGCAGCAATGCGCGCGGCGCCTTGGGCTGAAATG contains the following coding sequences:
- a CDS encoding S8 family serine peptidase: MKIKVAGRLVAISAAVFGAALISTPAAAQKIENSYICVFKKDAVAKSAVSRKASELARGNGGQVKLTYNDTIRGFSATISAQGAARIAANNPNIAFCEQDQVVTTVQKGKPGGGGGTAPAQVTPWGITRVGGGTTTAAGRAIVIDSGVQADHPDLNVNAALGANFSSDSSSDDFSGHGTHVAGTIAAINNSIGVVGVAPGTEIVAVKVLNRRGSGTISGVIAGVDYAASIAQNGDVANMSLGGGFSQALNDAVVAAASTGLKFTLAAGNESTSATTKSPASANGPNIYTISSFANGDVWSSFSNFGNPPVDFAEPGSSIYSTYKGGGYATLSGTSMAAPHAAGLLLLGSIRSGGTVSGDPDGNADTIGIR